From Trichomycterus rosablanca isolate fTriRos1 chromosome 27, fTriRos1.hap1, whole genome shotgun sequence, a single genomic window includes:
- the hrasb gene encoding HRas proto-oncogene, GTPase b: MTEYKLVVVGAGGVGKSALTIQLIQNHFVDEYDPTIEDSYRKQVVIDGETCLLDILDTAGQEEYSAMRDQYMRTGEGFLCVFAINNTKSFEDIHQYREQIKRVKDSDDVPMVLVGNKCDLPARTVDTRQAQELARSYGIPYIETSAKTRQGVEDAFYTLVREIRQHKLRKLNPPDDNGQDCLNCRCVVS; encoded by the exons ATGACTGAGTACAAACTGGTGGTGGTTGGTGCGGGTGGTGTAGGAAAGAGCGCCCTCACCATTCAGCTGATTCAGAACCACTTCGTTGACGAGTATGACCCGACTATCGAA GATTCCTACAGGAAGCAGGTGGTGATCGATGGCGAGACgtgtttgttggacatcctggaCACGGCTGGTCAGGAGGAGTACAGCGCCATGAGGGACCAGTACATGAGGACGGGAGAGGGCTTCCTCTGTGTCTTTGCCATCAACAACACCAAGTCATTCGAGGACATCCATCAGTACAG GGAACAGATCAAAAGGGTGAAGGATTCAGATGACGTTCCCATGGTGCTTGTGGGTAATAAATGTGACCTGCCCGCTCGTACAGTGGACACCAGGCAAGCACAGGAACTGGCCCGCAGTTACGGCATCCCGTACATCGAGACCTCGGCCAAGACAAGACAA GGGGTGGAAGACGCTTTCTACACGCTAGTGCGTGAAATCCGGCAGCACAAACTGAGGAAGCTGAATCCACCCGACGATAACGGCCAGGACTGCCTGAACTGCCGCTGTGTGGTGTCATGA
- the tsg101b gene encoding tumor susceptibility gene 101 protein produces MNPTENLRKMLSKVYKYRDLTLREVTNVTNRYKDLKPVMDNYVFNDGMSRELMSLTGTIPVSYKGNIYNIPVCLWLLDTYPYNPPICFVKPTSAMMIRTGKHIDANGKVYLPYLHEWKPPDSNLFGLIQVMIFVFGEEPPVFSRPSPQSPYQAFQAAGTTNASYMPNTPSTPFTQNQTPNPGAFQGYPYPAATAGYPATPGPALYTPTSTAGPARNATIGEDTIRASLVSAVSDKLRRRMNEEMDRAQAELDSLKKAEDDLKTGHQKLQEMMTKLDLEITDVDRNIDLLKQKDEELTTALDKMEQQSESGDIDDLITPTAPLYRQILNLYAEENAIEDTIFYLGEALRKGVVDLDAFLKHVRFLSRKQFQLRALMQKARKTAGLSDLY; encoded by the exons atgaatCCTACTGAAAACCTACGGAAAATGCTGTCTAAG GTGTATAAATACAGAGACCTGACTCTGAGGGAAGTCACCAATGTTACGAACCGGTATAAAGACCTCAAACCTGTCATGGACAACTATG TGTTTAATGATGGCATGAGCAGAGAGTTAATGAGCCTTACAGGAACGATACCAGTCAGCTACAAAG gAAACATATATAACATTCCTGTCTGCCTGTGGCTGCTGGACACATATCCGTACAATCCACCAATCTGCTTCGTGAAGCCCACCAGTGCCATGATGATCAGAACTGGGAAGCACATAGATGCCAATGGGAAAGTGTACCTTCCATACCTGCACGAGTGGAAGCCT CCCGATTCAAATTTATTTGGCCTGATCCAGGTTATGATCTTTGTGTTTGGTGAAGAGCCTCCAGTCTTCTCCCGGCCCAGCCCACAAAGCCCTTACCAAGCATTCCAGGCTGCTGGTACAACTAACG CCTCCTACATGCCAAACACACCCAGCACTCCATTTACACAGAATCAGACTCCAAACCCAGG AGCATTTCAGGGTTATCCTTACCCTGCTGCTACTGCTGGATACCCGGCCACACCGGGACCTGCCCTCTACACTCCCACTTCAACTGCTG GTCCTGCTCGCAACGCCACCATCGGAGAGGACACCATCCGGGCGTCGCTGGTGTCTGCAGTGAGCGATAAACTGCGCCGGAGGATGAATGAGGAGATGGACCGAGCTCAGGCTGAGTTGGACTCTCTGAAAAAAGCAGAGGACGATCTGAAAACCGGACACCAGAAACTGCAGGAGATGATGACCAAACTGGATCTAGAGATA ACGGACGTGGACAGAAACATCGACCTCCTGAAGCAGAAGGATGAGGAGCTGACCACAGCTCTGGACAAGATGGAGCAGCAGTCAGAGAGCGGCGATATAGACGACCTGATCACTCCCACTGCGCCGCTCTATCGGCAGATCTTAAACCTGTATGCTGAAGAGAACGCCATAGAAGATACCATCTTCTATCTGGGGGAGGCGCTCCGCAAAGGTGTCGTCGACTTGGACGCTTTTCTCAAG CACGTGAGATTTCTCTCCCGAAAGCAGTTCCAGTTACGAGCCCTGATGCAGAAAGCCAGAAAAACCGCTGGCCTAAGTGACCTTTACTGA